One Cervus canadensis isolate Bull #8, Minnesota chromosome 1, ASM1932006v1, whole genome shotgun sequence genomic window carries:
- the CFAP73 gene encoding cilia- and flagella-associated protein 73 isoform X1, with protein sequence MAVPWEEYFQLVLEEKLSTKIPEQNTDHIPPVLRLLEKRQELVDADRELQAQKEVFEIRKASLKQRWEQLEQKEQELKGSFIRFEKFLQDAEARRSRALRRAAEERHLAGRREAEALRLRAQLAELQRERARLQRGLQRLEPCARLLGQMLELLPEFQAVPELVERFDGLADMQAALRLTERQRLAELEEARARLQRLRDSWQDELLLQGQRRAHLLERLESARERTLHWVPRPEEESKWIQIQTTAAEKTLLLGRTRMAVLNMYQLVCQHQSRPPALDIEDAEGQLEQVKLSILDLSATLAGLRQAEPTAPTS encoded by the exons ATGGCAGTGCCCTGGGAGGAATATTTCCAACTGGTTTTGGAAGAGAAACTGTCTAC GAAGATCCCAGAGCAGAACACAGACCACATCCCCCCAGTCCTGCGTCTCTTGGAGAAGAGGCAGGAGCTGGTGGATGCAGACCGGGAGCTTCAGGCCCAGAAGGAG GTGTTCGAGATCAGAAAGGCCTCCCTGAAACAGCGATGGGAACAGTTGGAACAGAAAGAGCAGGAGCTAAAGGGGTCATTCATCCGCTTTGAAAAGTTTTTGCAG GACGCCGAGGCCCGGCGCAGCCGCGCACTGCGGAGAGCAGCGGAGGAGCGGCACCTAGCGGGCCGCCGGGAGGCGGAGGCGCTGCGGCTCCGGGCTCAACTGGCCGAGCTGCAGCGGGAGCGCGCGCGGCTGCAGCGCGGGCTGCAGCGTCTGGAGCCCTGCGCGCGCCTGCTGGGGCAAATGTTGGAGCTGCTGCCCGAG TTCCAAGCGGTCCCCGAACTGGTGGAGCGCTTCGACGGGCTGGCGGACATGCAGGCGGCGCTGAGGCTCACGGAGCGCCAGCGGCTCGCGGAGTTGGAGGAGGCGCGCGCGCGGCTGCAGCGGCTGCGGGACTCCTGGCAGGACGAGCTGCTTCTGCAGGGCCAGCGGCGAGCGCATCTCCTGGAGCGACTGGAGTCGGCGCGGGAGCGCACGCTGCACTGGGTACCGAGGCCGGAGGAG GAATCCAAGTGGATTCAGATCCAGACCACGGCGGCTGAGAAGACCTTGCTCCTGGGACGCACCAGGATGGCAGTACTCAATATGTACCAGCTAGTGTGTCAGCATCAGAGTCGGCCACCAGCCCTAGACATCGAGGACGCCGAGGGGCAGCTGGAGCAG GTAAAGCTGTCCATTCTGGACCTCTCCGCCACACTGGCCGGACTCCGGCAGGCTGAGCCCACTGCCCCTACCTCCTGA
- the CFAP73 gene encoding cilia- and flagella-associated protein 73 isoform X2, whose translation MAVPWEEYFQLVLEEKLSTKIPEQNTDHIPPVLRLLEKRQELVDADRELQAQKEVFEIRKASLKQRWEQLEQKEQELKGSFIRFEKFLQDAEARRSRALRRAAEERHLAGRREAEALRLRAQLAELQRERARLQRGLQRLEPCARLLGQMLELLPEFQAVPELVERFDGLADMQAALRLTERQRLAELEEARARLQRLRDSWQDELLLQGQRRAHLLERLESARERTLHWESKWIQIQTTAAEKTLLLGRTRMAVLNMYQLVCQHQSRPPALDIEDAEGQLEQVKLSILDLSATLAGLRQAEPTAPTS comes from the exons ATGGCAGTGCCCTGGGAGGAATATTTCCAACTGGTTTTGGAAGAGAAACTGTCTAC GAAGATCCCAGAGCAGAACACAGACCACATCCCCCCAGTCCTGCGTCTCTTGGAGAAGAGGCAGGAGCTGGTGGATGCAGACCGGGAGCTTCAGGCCCAGAAGGAG GTGTTCGAGATCAGAAAGGCCTCCCTGAAACAGCGATGGGAACAGTTGGAACAGAAAGAGCAGGAGCTAAAGGGGTCATTCATCCGCTTTGAAAAGTTTTTGCAG GACGCCGAGGCCCGGCGCAGCCGCGCACTGCGGAGAGCAGCGGAGGAGCGGCACCTAGCGGGCCGCCGGGAGGCGGAGGCGCTGCGGCTCCGGGCTCAACTGGCCGAGCTGCAGCGGGAGCGCGCGCGGCTGCAGCGCGGGCTGCAGCGTCTGGAGCCCTGCGCGCGCCTGCTGGGGCAAATGTTGGAGCTGCTGCCCGAG TTCCAAGCGGTCCCCGAACTGGTGGAGCGCTTCGACGGGCTGGCGGACATGCAGGCGGCGCTGAGGCTCACGGAGCGCCAGCGGCTCGCGGAGTTGGAGGAGGCGCGCGCGCGGCTGCAGCGGCTGCGGGACTCCTGGCAGGACGAGCTGCTTCTGCAGGGCCAGCGGCGAGCGCATCTCCTGGAGCGACTGGAGTCGGCGCGGGAGCGCACGCTGCACTGG GAATCCAAGTGGATTCAGATCCAGACCACGGCGGCTGAGAAGACCTTGCTCCTGGGACGCACCAGGATGGCAGTACTCAATATGTACCAGCTAGTGTGTCAGCATCAGAGTCGGCCACCAGCCCTAGACATCGAGGACGCCGAGGGGCAGCTGGAGCAG GTAAAGCTGTCCATTCTGGACCTCTCCGCCACACTGGCCGGACTCCGGCAGGCTGAGCCCACTGCCCCTACCTCCTGA